Proteins co-encoded in one Stenotrophomonas maltophilia genomic window:
- a CDS encoding TonB-dependent receptor: protein MAAARLLTPPPRADRRHRVSGLALGLLASFAALAESAESAPSTLPSVQVQEQRRVTSDYAGGQVAGGGRVGLLGDKDFMDTPFSTVSYTEAFIRDHQARDITEVIAATDPTVFSNGVTGSWSENYAIRGFASSTSDTTFNGLSGMAPFYRTSPEMFERIEVLKGPSALLNGMPPGGSVGGAVNLVPKRAGEQPLLRVSANFASDAQFGTHVDVGRRLGTDRQFGIRFNGAWRDGDGAVGKQRKKVQLGSLALDWRGSRARLSADLYSADDRIDGPARGVGLAPGVAIPRPPRGDTLINPDWAYVDSRDKGAMLRGELDINDSLMAYLAYGTSRTDYRYNGSISAQVLNPAGDFSTVIGQLAFDIRKQSGDAGLRGTFRTGSVGHQWAANVTHYQHTQNDYGRRSVPGWDWTTHLYHPVWGPAAPFIAPHISHTGLRLDSLGVADTLSFADERVQLTLGVRRQQVLSETFNVATGARTSRYDESATTPAAALLVKASDNVSVYTNYIEGLSQGATAPMTAANAGDVFAPFRTKQKELGLKLDQGSFAHTFSVYEIKRPSSYTDPVTNIFSFGGEQRNRGLEWGFFGSPLDGVRLLGGLAYVQPKLTRTAGGVNEGRIATAVAQRQAKLGVEWNVPVLQGLTLTGNATAMSKQYISADNRLSVPGRTLFDVGARYSTTLAGRPFALRATVNNVANKAYWGMPLLSSLALGAPRTVLLSATMDF from the coding sequence ATGGCCGCTGCGCGGCTGCTGACACCTCCGCCGCGCGCGGACCGGCGCCACCGCGTCTCGGGCCTCGCGCTGGGCCTGCTGGCCTCGTTCGCCGCGTTGGCCGAATCTGCCGAATCGGCACCGTCCACCCTGCCCTCGGTGCAGGTGCAGGAACAGCGGCGGGTCACCAGCGACTACGCGGGCGGACAGGTGGCCGGCGGCGGCCGTGTCGGCCTGCTCGGTGACAAGGACTTCATGGACACACCGTTCAGCACGGTCAGCTATACCGAAGCGTTCATCCGCGACCACCAGGCCCGGGACATCACCGAGGTCATCGCCGCCACCGACCCAACGGTGTTCAGCAACGGCGTCACCGGCTCGTGGAGCGAGAACTACGCCATCCGTGGCTTCGCCTCCAGTACCAGCGACACCACCTTCAACGGTCTCAGCGGCATGGCGCCGTTCTACCGCACCTCGCCGGAAATGTTCGAGCGCATCGAGGTACTGAAGGGCCCGTCGGCGTTGCTCAACGGCATGCCGCCGGGCGGCTCGGTGGGCGGCGCGGTGAACCTGGTGCCCAAGCGTGCCGGTGAGCAGCCGCTGCTGCGGGTCAGTGCCAACTTCGCCTCCGATGCGCAGTTCGGCACCCATGTGGACGTCGGCCGCCGGCTGGGCACCGACAGGCAGTTCGGCATCCGCTTCAACGGCGCCTGGCGTGATGGCGACGGCGCCGTCGGCAAGCAGCGCAAGAAGGTGCAGCTGGGGTCGCTGGCACTGGACTGGCGCGGCAGCCGTGCGCGCCTGTCGGCCGATCTGTACAGCGCCGACGACCGCATTGACGGCCCGGCGCGCGGGGTCGGTCTGGCCCCGGGGGTGGCGATTCCGCGCCCGCCGCGCGGCGATACCCTGATCAACCCGGACTGGGCGTACGTGGACAGCCGGGACAAGGGCGCGATGCTGCGCGGCGAGCTGGACATCAATGACAGCCTGATGGCCTACCTGGCCTATGGCACCAGCAGGACCGACTACCGCTACAACGGCTCGATCAGCGCACAGGTGCTCAACCCGGCCGGCGATTTCAGCACAGTGATCGGCCAGCTGGCGTTCGATATCCGCAAGCAGTCCGGTGATGCCGGCCTGCGCGGCACGTTCCGTACCGGCAGCGTCGGCCATCAGTGGGCCGCCAATGTGACCCACTACCAGCACACCCAGAACGACTATGGCCGCCGCAGCGTGCCGGGCTGGGACTGGACCACCCACCTCTACCACCCGGTGTGGGGGCCGGCCGCGCCGTTCATCGCGCCGCACATCTCGCACACCGGACTGCGCCTGGACAGCCTTGGCGTGGCCGACACCCTGTCTTTCGCCGATGAGCGCGTGCAGCTGACGCTGGGCGTGCGTCGTCAGCAGGTACTCAGCGAGACCTTCAACGTGGCCACCGGTGCGCGCACCTCGCGCTATGACGAAAGCGCCACCACCCCGGCGGCCGCGTTGCTGGTGAAAGCCAGCGACAACGTCTCGGTCTACACCAACTACATCGAAGGCCTCAGCCAGGGCGCCACCGCACCGATGACCGCGGCCAACGCTGGCGATGTGTTCGCACCCTTCCGCACCAAGCAGAAGGAGCTGGGCCTGAAGCTGGACCAGGGCAGTTTCGCGCACACCTTCAGCGTGTACGAGATCAAGCGTCCGAGCAGCTACACCGACCCGGTCACCAACATCTTCTCGTTTGGTGGCGAGCAACGTAACCGTGGCCTGGAATGGGGCTTCTTCGGTTCACCGCTGGACGGCGTGCGCCTGCTGGGCGGCCTTGCCTATGTGCAACCGAAGCTGACCCGTACCGCCGGCGGCGTGAATGAGGGCCGCATCGCCACTGCCGTGGCCCAGCGCCAGGCCAAGCTGGGCGTGGAATGGAATGTGCCGGTGCTGCAGGGGCTGACCCTGACCGGGAATGCGACGGCCATGTCCAAGCAGTACATCAGTGCCGACAACCGCCTGTCGGTGCCGGGCCGCACGCTGTTCGATGTGGGCGCGCGCTACAGCACGACGCTGGCGGGCCGGCCGTTTGCGCTGCGTGCCACGGTGAACAACGTGGCCAACAAGGCGTACTGGGGCATGCCGTTGCTGTCGAGCCTGGCACTGGGTGCGCCGAGAACGGTGCTGCTCTCGGCCACGATGGATTTCTGA
- a CDS encoding TetR/AcrR family transcriptional regulator, which produces MSTQPDPTQAPRGRPPTITPERLADIGIRLGLPGLTMATVAAELAVSQAALYKRVANLEALKRLVADAVFQRWQIPRASRDAAGGLQGYLLTFVASLCEVVKAHPGLPPYLLRRSVATTPMLEKIAAHQVHVAEVYGLPIDKARWLLATLAFHCIAGADTIYAIADDEDGQVITDFRQGLRALVIGSLQVLKEDGADRSP; this is translated from the coding sequence ATGAGTACGCAACCCGATCCAACACAGGCGCCCCGTGGCCGGCCGCCCACCATCACCCCCGAGCGTCTGGCCGACATCGGCATCCGCCTGGGGCTGCCCGGCCTGACCATGGCCACCGTTGCCGCCGAACTGGCGGTGAGCCAGGCCGCGCTGTACAAGCGCGTGGCCAATCTGGAGGCGTTGAAACGGCTGGTGGCCGATGCCGTGTTCCAGCGCTGGCAGATCCCGCGCGCATCGCGTGATGCCGCGGGCGGACTGCAGGGCTACCTGCTGACGTTTGTGGCGTCGCTGTGCGAGGTGGTGAAGGCGCATCCCGGGCTGCCGCCGTATCTGCTGCGGCGTTCGGTGGCGACCACGCCGATGCTGGAAAAGATCGCCGCCCACCAGGTGCATGTGGCCGAGGTGTACGGGCTGCCGATCGACAAGGCGCGTTGGTTGTTGGCGACCCTGGCGTTCCACTGCATCGCCGGTGCCGACACCATCTACGCGATCGCCGACGATGAGGATGGCCAGGTCATCACCGACTTCAGGCAGGGTCTGCGTGCGCTGGTGATCGGGTCGTTGCAGGTCTTGAAAGAGGACGGCGCGGACCGATCGCCGTGA
- a CDS encoding DNA glycosylase AlkZ-like family protein: MAWIYNAAMPATPTLDDLRRFAVARTLFAPTTLMAAIRRLGFVQADPIRAPARAQDLTLRHRVKDYRAGDLERRYARLPVEEDCLVNYGFLPREHLALMHPRVSRRVWDAQTRRRAADVLAFVRERGSVHPREVDQAFAHGRVTNYWGGTSNASTQLLDGMHYRGLLRVQRRDSGTRIYTLAEHAEADASEAAQIERAAALVNLVVRKYAPLPSASLTYLVRLLGYGAPHLAEQTRHALKLARQQLASCTLDGTTWYWPADENPRSRRHAPDEQVRLLAPFDPVVWDRRRFEQLWGWVYRFEAYTPAPKRQYGYYALPLLWHDQVVGWANLSVRDGELASSVGYAGRSLARDRVFGQALQDELERMRVFLEAAGR; encoded by the coding sequence ATGGCGTGGATCTACAATGCGGCCATGCCTGCCACGCCCACCCTCGATGACCTGCGCCGCTTCGCTGTGGCGCGCACCCTGTTCGCACCCACCACGCTGATGGCGGCGATCCGGCGGCTCGGCTTCGTACAGGCCGACCCGATCCGCGCCCCGGCGCGTGCGCAGGACCTGACCCTGCGACACCGGGTGAAGGACTACCGCGCGGGAGATCTGGAGCGGCGCTACGCGCGCCTGCCGGTGGAAGAAGACTGCCTGGTCAACTACGGTTTCCTGCCGCGTGAGCATCTGGCGCTGATGCATCCGCGCGTGTCCCGGCGCGTGTGGGATGCGCAGACCCGGCGCCGTGCAGCCGATGTGCTGGCCTTTGTACGCGAACGCGGCAGTGTGCACCCGCGTGAAGTCGATCAGGCCTTCGCGCATGGCCGGGTGACCAACTACTGGGGTGGCACCAGCAATGCCAGCACCCAGTTGCTTGACGGCATGCATTACCGCGGACTGTTGCGCGTGCAGCGCCGCGACAGTGGCACGCGCATCTACACGTTGGCCGAACACGCCGAGGCCGATGCCAGCGAGGCTGCGCAGATCGAGCGCGCGGCGGCGCTGGTCAACCTGGTGGTGCGCAAGTACGCGCCGCTGCCGTCGGCCAGCCTGACCTATCTGGTGCGCCTGCTGGGCTATGGCGCACCACACCTGGCCGAGCAGACCCGGCACGCGCTGAAACTGGCCAGGCAGCAACTTGCCAGTTGCACGCTGGACGGCACCACGTGGTACTGGCCGGCGGATGAGAATCCACGCTCCCGCCGCCACGCGCCGGACGAGCAGGTGCGCCTGCTGGCACCGTTCGATCCGGTGGTGTGGGATCGCCGCCGCTTCGAGCAGTTGTGGGGCTGGGTCTACCGGTTCGAGGCGTACACGCCTGCACCCAAGCGCCAGTACGGCTACTACGCCCTGCCGCTGTTGTGGCACGACCAGGTGGTGGGCTGGGCCAATCTCAGCGTGCGCGACGGCGAGCTGGCCTCGAGCGTGGGCTATGCCGGGCGATCGCTGGCGCGCGATCGGGTGTTTGGCCAGGCGTTGCAGGACGAGCTGGAGCGGATGCGCGTGTTCCTGGAGGCGGCCGGGCGCTAG
- a CDS encoding sensor domain-containing diguanylate cyclase — MDEADRLLEIDRLSLLDTPPEPVFDAIVAAARSATGMTMGLISVVAEQRQWFKANIGLEGVSETSRDISFCTHAIEQDTLFEVADTRQDPRFSSNPLVTGGPRIRHYVGIALGSAYGARIGTLCLLDPMPGVLSPSQRELMVHLARVTTQVLEQRSALLAQVGQAKALHRELKRSEDFLERTNRAARVGGWELDLHSNEVRWTRETKHIHGVRGNYQPTLESALSFYRADSRSIMQSAVQRCIDEGTPWEIQVPMTTADHRDIWVRVVGGRQQVDGHTRLVGAIQDITDERAVLDALEASETRYRRLFHYSLGLICTHTLDGTLTSVNPAAVQSLGFEESQMVGRSLGALMPADRRDAFDAYLARIAAAHTDSGVIELIGADGHRRYWAYHNVLDEEADPPYVLGHAQDVTALRQQERILRELSQRDPLTHCHNRRYLHRLDALVDANWACLLFDLDHFKQINDLQGHRRGDAVLVEFATFLRRPLAEREVVVRLGGDEFLVVLDAPPARLAALEGWYRQHAAAAPTPFSMGSAEHRPGEALAETIHRADTQLYRTRARIRQQMRPAQAPDSGH, encoded by the coding sequence ATGGACGAAGCCGACCGACTGCTTGAAATCGACCGACTGAGCCTTCTGGATACGCCGCCGGAGCCGGTGTTCGACGCCATCGTCGCAGCGGCCCGTTCCGCCACCGGAATGACCATGGGGCTGATCTCGGTGGTCGCCGAGCAGCGCCAGTGGTTCAAGGCCAACATCGGCCTGGAAGGTGTCAGCGAGACCTCGCGCGACATCTCGTTCTGTACCCATGCCATCGAGCAGGACACCCTGTTCGAAGTCGCCGATACGCGCCAGGACCCCCGCTTCTCCAGCAATCCGCTGGTCACCGGCGGCCCGCGCATCCGCCACTACGTCGGCATCGCGCTCGGCTCGGCCTACGGCGCCCGCATCGGCACCCTGTGCCTGCTCGACCCGATGCCCGGCGTGCTGTCACCCTCGCAGCGCGAACTGATGGTGCACCTGGCGCGGGTCACCACCCAGGTGCTGGAACAGCGCAGCGCACTGCTGGCACAGGTCGGCCAGGCCAAGGCACTGCATCGCGAACTCAAGCGCAGCGAGGATTTCCTCGAGCGCACCAACCGCGCCGCGCGCGTGGGGGGCTGGGAGCTGGACCTGCACAGCAACGAGGTGCGCTGGACCCGCGAAACCAAGCATATCCACGGCGTCCGCGGCAATTACCAGCCGACACTGGAATCAGCACTGTCGTTCTATCGCGCCGACAGCCGCAGCATCATGCAGAGCGCGGTGCAACGCTGCATCGACGAAGGCACACCCTGGGAAATACAGGTGCCGATGACCACTGCCGACCATCGCGACATCTGGGTGCGCGTGGTGGGTGGGCGGCAGCAGGTCGATGGCCACACACGTCTGGTCGGCGCGATCCAGGACATCACCGACGAGCGCGCCGTGCTGGATGCGCTGGAAGCCAGCGAAACACGCTATCGGCGCCTGTTCCATTACAGCCTGGGCCTGATCTGCACGCATACCCTGGACGGCACGCTGACCTCGGTGAACCCGGCGGCCGTGCAGTCGCTGGGTTTCGAGGAGAGCCAGATGGTCGGGCGCAGCCTCGGCGCGCTGATGCCCGCAGATCGCCGCGACGCGTTCGACGCCTACCTGGCACGCATCGCCGCGGCGCACACCGATTCGGGCGTGATCGAGCTGATCGGCGCCGATGGCCATCGCCGCTACTGGGCCTACCACAATGTGCTCGACGAAGAGGCCGATCCGCCCTATGTGCTGGGGCATGCGCAGGACGTCACTGCGCTGCGCCAACAGGAGCGCATCCTGCGCGAGCTGTCCCAGCGCGACCCGCTGACCCACTGCCACAACCGCCGCTACCTGCATCGGCTCGATGCCCTGGTTGACGCGAACTGGGCCTGCCTGCTGTTCGACCTGGACCATTTCAAGCAGATCAACGATCTGCAGGGGCATCGGCGCGGCGACGCGGTGCTGGTGGAGTTCGCCACCTTCCTGCGCCGGCCGCTGGCCGAACGCGAAGTCGTGGTGCGGCTGGGCGGCGATGAGTTCCTGGTCGTGCTGGATGCCCCGCCCGCGCGCCTGGCCGCGCTGGAAGGCTGGTACCGGCAGCATGCCGCGGCCGCACCCACGCCGTTCTCGATGGGCAGCGCCGAGCACCGCCCGGGCGAGGCTTTGGCCGAGACCATCCATCGCGCAGATACCCAGCTGTACCGGACACGCGCCCGCATCCGCCAGCAGATGCGTCCGGCGCAGGCGCCCGATTCCGGGCACTGA
- a CDS encoding M23 family metallopeptidase: MLRRLHLFPAGIACALHAALLLPALSGAGAASAAPALAPVEARVPFAPSPFNGSDGARHLAYELHISNFYGDTGALAPQGLEVRADTSASPLLQLDAAALSAWARPAAAEGAPLSIAAGKRLTLFIWLSLPADAPLPHVLSHHIDFTTDKGATVSLDGAAVTVAAQSPPQLGPPLKEGRWLAHEGPGAAQSHHWGSLVAVNGALTIPQRFALDLVGVDAQGRAVHAAPERLQHTRHQDWVGYAAPVIAVAHGVVRDARDGEPEHAPLTAQPEPTSLTEAGLFGNYVVLEIAPGVFASYAHLRKGSIKVRPGQTVQRGQALAELGQSGNSAAPHLHFQLSNSVHFEGSEGIPYVFDRFQYFGPESEAQLFGQGPAWNSPSPQPRRQQLPLNDVVIGF; encoded by the coding sequence ATGTTGCGCAGGCTGCATCTGTTTCCGGCCGGCATTGCCTGCGCACTGCATGCCGCCCTGCTGCTGCCCGCCCTGTCTGGCGCCGGCGCGGCCTCCGCGGCGCCGGCGCTTGCCCCGGTTGAGGCGCGCGTACCGTTCGCCCCCTCGCCCTTCAATGGCAGCGACGGCGCGCGCCACCTGGCCTATGAACTGCACATCAGCAACTTCTACGGGGATACCGGCGCGCTGGCACCGCAGGGACTGGAGGTGCGTGCAGACACCTCGGCATCGCCGTTGCTGCAGCTGGATGCTGCGGCATTGTCAGCATGGGCGCGTCCGGCCGCCGCAGAAGGCGCACCGTTGTCGATCGCTGCCGGCAAGCGCCTCACCCTGTTCATCTGGCTGAGCCTGCCAGCCGATGCACCGCTTCCGCACGTTCTCAGCCACCACATCGATTTCACCACGGACAAGGGCGCCACCGTTTCCCTCGACGGCGCTGCGGTGACCGTCGCTGCGCAGTCACCGCCGCAGCTGGGCCCTCCGCTGAAGGAAGGGCGCTGGCTCGCGCACGAAGGCCCCGGGGCGGCGCAGTCGCATCACTGGGGCAGCCTGGTGGCGGTGAACGGTGCGCTGACCATCCCCCAGCGGTTCGCGCTCGATCTGGTGGGGGTGGACGCACAGGGCCGTGCGGTGCATGCCGCTCCCGAGCGCCTGCAACACACGCGCCACCAGGACTGGGTCGGCTATGCGGCACCGGTCATCGCGGTGGCCCACGGCGTGGTGCGCGATGCCCGCGATGGCGAACCGGAGCATGCACCGCTCACCGCGCAGCCGGAGCCCACATCGCTTACCGAAGCCGGCCTGTTCGGCAACTACGTGGTGCTGGAAATCGCGCCCGGCGTGTTCGCCAGCTATGCCCATCTGCGCAAGGGCAGCATCAAGGTCAGGCCCGGGCAGACGGTGCAGCGCGGGCAGGCCCTGGCCGAACTCGGCCAATCGGGTAACTCGGCGGCTCCGCACCTGCATTTCCAGCTGAGCAACAGCGTGCACTTCGAGGGCTCGGAGGGGATTCCCTATGTCTTCGATCGCTTCCAGTACTTCGGTCCGGAATCGGAGGCGCAGCTGTTCGGGCAAGGGCCAGCCTGGAACAGCCCGTCGCCGCAGCCACGCCGGCAGCAGCTGCCGCTCAACGATGTGGTGATCGGCTTCTGA
- a CDS encoding AprI/Inh family metalloprotease inhibitor, which yields MAAVLARTCLSALCCLALPALAQDASFGVGQQTTRTDQTTQTSSTQTQSADVSAAGNSGAMTTQTTTQGSSHTESRSESSGMDVEVGFHDRSDDWGHEHRRNEPDVRDGDLFGRWTLGQENGSSCTIELKNNEWFGGYSAYVPAGCPDGFFSANRWLLSGNQLLLTDTNNTVLGRFRASGGGRWSGARESDGARLYLNPTGR from the coding sequence ATGGCTGCCGTGCTTGCCCGTACCTGCCTGTCCGCACTGTGCTGTCTGGCCCTGCCCGCCCTGGCCCAGGACGCCTCGTTCGGCGTCGGCCAACAGACCACCCGCACCGACCAGACTACACAGACCAGCAGCACCCAGACCCAGAGCGCTGACGTCTCCGCCGCCGGCAACAGTGGTGCGATGACCACCCAGACCACCACACAGGGCAGCTCACATACCGAGTCACGCAGCGAAAGCAGCGGCATGGATGTCGAGGTCGGTTTCCACGACCGGAGTGACGACTGGGGGCATGAGCACCGCCGCAATGAACCCGATGTACGCGACGGCGATCTGTTCGGCCGCTGGACGCTGGGCCAGGAAAACGGCAGCAGCTGCACCATCGAACTGAAGAACAACGAGTGGTTTGGCGGCTACAGCGCCTACGTGCCCGCCGGCTGCCCGGACGGCTTCTTCTCGGCCAACCGCTGGCTGCTGTCGGGCAACCAGCTGCTGCTGACCGATACCAACAACACCGTGCTGGGCCGATTCCGTGCCTCCGGTGGGGGGCGCTGGTCCGGCGCCCGCGAATCGGACGGGGCGCGCCTGTATCTGAACCCGACGGGGCGCTGA